Within the Taeniopygia guttata chromosome 15, bTaeGut7.mat, whole genome shotgun sequence genome, the region TTTCTTTCCTGCAGCCACGTTTAGATCTGTTATCCCTCCATCAAAGTGATCTGTTTGCTCACAGCAAATTTAGGGAGTGAAATCTCCATGACCGAGTTCTTGTAAAGTCTTacctgttggaatctgaggtattgatgattccgaaattgcaaaaagtctctgtctttctgccccgctgccaaagcagaagccataatttgtctgtgctggtttcaaggttgtttattctgtttatctctaacatgttctgctgccctgccgcagctctgtcctgcagggcagcgtgtggggctctgccctcagtgggatggtacaaacattaaataccacaaactacctgtgctggatttacaataacgtgccaatatctgtcacctacgttggacagtgtgtccccagcctgaaccaacagaaaaatgccaacaccacagtgaaacatggagggcatgaagaaggagaaaaaggacaagacacacccaatttcctccatcttgtcccctttgaacccctaatctagaatcctaaaattttacttttgcacccgtgccacacttaattattgcttatatcaaacactcagagctggtaattcatcctgtaagattgaaaactcttttccatggacagagatcacagacagtgtctctgggggctctgtccaggggggttcctgacccctgccagggtcccagacctgccagggcagccagagggaagccctggattcccacacttaCCCACCTCTCCAAAACTGCAAGGAAAGAGCCAAGGCTCCTGTCCCGCCTGCACCCATCATCCTGGACatgctgtcccctcctgccagccaGGACATGGGCTGGGACAGTAAACAGGCACCAGAAATGTGCATGAGTAACTTCCTGAGGGAGAGCACGGAGCAAtattccctgcctgctgcttgGCAGAGAGAAATTCCGcctgctgccaggaggggaATCAGGGCTCGGTTCTTTGCTCATCAAAGAACCCTTGTGAGCGCTCCCAGCTGATGAAAAGGTTGTGTTGTTCTGCCTGTTGTGTTTTCCCTTCCCAGAAGCCCAAGTCGGAGCTGGTGAGGACTTCCCTGCGCCTGCTGACGTCCAGCGCCTACAGGCTGCAGTCGGAGTGCAGGAAGGCGCTGCCCGCCGAGCCCAGCCCCGCGCCCGACATCCAGCTGGTGACACAGCAGGTCATCCAGTGCGCCTACGACATCGCCAAGGCTGCCAAGCAGCTGGTCACCATCACAACCAAAGAGAACAACAACTGAGGCACTCGGGGCTTTTtactctggggtttttttaaaggttgGATTTCAACGTATCGGTGTGGAACTATGCGCATTTTTACGAGGAGAAAAAACTTCAAGGGgcaagaaacttttttttttttaaactcagtattattttttgcatgttttctaACAATTTTATGATTAATTTAACCCACTGCCTTATTTTGTGCCTGTGTTGCCAGTGTAGTTATGGATAATAGCATGTTGCAAGTAGCTGTCGAGCCACTCTCATGTCCCAGCGCTGTACCGAGCTCTTGTAGATGTTTCCTTGGGGCCACGTTCTGCTTTCAGATCCTGCTGGTGGAACTGCTCTGACACCACTGCACGGATGGGAGAGCAGCATCTCCATCCCTCTGGAGCCTCCCCTGCTGGGATCCTGCTGGCTGAGGCTCCCCAGGCTCCGGGACCGCTCCCAGCAGGAAGAAGGTTTGTCCTGGTAACGGGGTACAAGCCCAACGTTCTCTGTTCCCATATCAACTGTTGTGCAATATGTTTTTTAGTCTGCTAAACCAATAGTAGTTGTGGGCATCCAAGCTTGTTACGTGTAACTCTACAAGGTCTTTGTCACTTTATCTGTTTTGGAAGGAATTTGAAACTTAATAGTTATTTCTTTTAGTTGTCACTATGCCATTAATATATATGTTTGATGTTATTTTAGGGCATTAGTGGTTAAAATATTATCCTTTGTTTCTGAGTTAGTAATTCATTGTTAAGTTTCCTGCAGAATTTTCCTGTCATCTTTGAGGCACCGTCTTGTTTGCAGCAGCATTTCTCAGTAACTCCAGATGCAATTTCACTAAAGATTTCTGTGCTTATtaacaaaaaaaggaagttaGAAAAGTGCCAGTGCAAAAGCAGCTGTGTCTGCCACAGCACATAACCTCTGTACCTCAACATATCCAAATGTGAAAACATTTCTCCTATCTCCTAAGTTTTTTATGCAAATCTTTCAAAATTTGACAACTTGCTTAGTAacccctgccaggctgcctgGTCCCAGTGGCCATGTGTGCTCCAGGTTTCTTCATCCATAACAGTTCACAGAAGTGTGTCAGtccataatttaaaaactgagaATATTTTTGGGAGTCTGAATTTCAGGTGGTGCAGGAAATCACTGATTTTTGCCTCTGTCCCGTTTGGCAGTGTATTGTCACTGCCCAGGAGCCAGCCATGGTGTGTTTGTGTGGATATATCCAAGCACAAgtgccacagcactgctggattCCTGGTGCTGTCTGGTTCCCAGAGtctgagggagggaaggaatggAGAGAGGAGATGACAGCCCAGTAAATTAATGTTCTTCattgtggggttttatttcctttctgccCTTCTGAACCCTAGGAGCAGCTCTAACCTGACAGCAGAGGCAGGCTGGGATTAAAACTGCAAATTACCTTTGTGAAACTTCAAAATCATGCAACTGGCAATTAATTAAACACATTGAGAATCTTCTAGGAGCTTTTCCTTAAATAAtggctgaaaagcagcagatggTATTTTTCAGTCTCCCAGGACACCACTGTGTGCTGTTCTTTAACATATCTTACCTGCTTTCCAAAGCAGGGTGACACTGAGCTATGGAGTAATTTATCACTTCTTTAAACCTGCCTTTGATCCAAAACCAAGGGACAATTTAactgccagcccctgctccagctACACTGAAATCAGAGTGATCCACACCCCACAGGAATCCCCAGCAGCAACTTCATGAACCCTCCACTCACAGCACTGCAGTCAGAGTTTGTAGCACCTCAAGTAACAaaggtgtgtttttcttttaggaCTAGATCTCTTGTTCCCCTGTAAACAAACTTGCTCTTCCTTTACAAAATGctgcagaggaaaggaaaagctttttttgcctttttccaaACCTTGTATTTATCAGTGTCATTCTGTCTGTACAATATTTTGACTTTTAATCTTTTGTTTACAGTATTACTATAAAATGCTAAAACCCTTTCAGTGTGTGAAACAATGTGGGCTTATTTGACTGCTGGTTCTCTAAAGATCTCTGGAAAGGTTTTTACTCAGGAGTAAAGTGCTGTAAGAGCTCCTTGTGCACTGTGACAGGACTGATGTCAAGCTGCAGTGGATGGTATCAGCAAGGAATGAACTGCAATAATCAACTCAATCTCCTCTCCTGTTGCTGCTCATGTAACAAAACCAAATCCTTGTTCAGGTTTCAATTATTCATTATTGATGAATATTATTCATTAGTACTCATTATTTATGAAACAAGTGAAAAACAATGTTTAATTCTGCAGCACCTTCTGGAGAGAAACTGGACAAGCACTGCTGCCACAGGACACATGATCTGACTGATTTGCAATTATGAATGAACTCCTCAAAGTCCAGTGGGAATCAAGGCACAGCCTGATTCTCCAGGGTGGGAGTCTGACACAGCCCGTGGTGTTTCACAGCTCCTCTTCCTGGGCAGACACAGATTCTTGTGTGGCTCAGGTCCACAGGGCCCATTTATTTGTTGGGTTGCTTCAGCCTCTCACGTACTAAAATACATGAGCACGACTCCAAAATGCGAACTGAAGCAGTTCACTTCTCTGAAGGAGCTCACACCTCCACATTCCTGAAGACAGTAGAACTTTTCTCCTCTTCAGCTTGGCCACAActaaatgttttcagaaatcTACTGAGTCAAGTCTTGATCTCACTGTAGGCTATTCCAGAGGCACCATTATTTCAGGAGTTCCTTGAGTCCTCAGAGTTTTCTTTCTGTAGGCTGGAGCTGCATCTCATGCTCATTCCTCAGGTCCAAGCTGCTCTTGGGTAACTGTAGAGCTAATGGGATCAAAGCAAATATCAGCACTGGTTTTTGGGCTCTGGAATTAATCCACACACACTCTTGAGCATGCACAGGAGCTgatgggctgggcaggggcttTAGGTAGGGTTACTCAAATTTGATTTTAGAGCCAGGCAAAGCAGGACAGTCAACAAAAACACTGAGCAGGGGAATTGCACTGTACCAACTCCACTAAAGCAGCCAATACATGATTTGAGGCATTAACAACATGTCTGTCTCAAAAATTCTTTCAAAGTTAGGGCCTAATCTATCAATatcagcaaaaaaagaaaagagagaactGTAGAGCTCtgtgaggggaaggaaggagctcTGTGCAGGTCAGAGACAAGGATGCTGTCACCTTCCATGATGGGCTCAGGTGCTGGGGTGACCCCTGTGCCAGGTGTGACCTtaccctgctgtgccagccctgcttggcctcctgctgctgggctggttcctcctgctgctcctcttgcTCTCTCAAGCTGTGCTCTGTCCCCTGCACAGGGGAAATCAGGTGAGATGGGGCAGCCTCAGCAGCCAGGTGTGTATTGGGGAGCTCAGCTacctgtgcctgcagctccctcctgctggctcgctgctgttcctcctcctgctccttctcccgACGAGTCCCTTCCTTGGCCTCCTCGAGTTCTTTGATCAGCTGCTCTCGATATTTAATGGATTCTTCTTGGGCCCTTCTGTTTAACTCCATCTTCTCTTGGATCTGGCGCCGCCTGCCTGCAAGGACCTGTGCAAAGGGGGGAGATGGAGGGAGAAGATGGTTAAACAGTTCCCAGGAAACACAccagacaaggaaaaaaattccacccCAGCATGGAATGCTCTAACTCTGCAAAAGGTGGTGGTTTAAAAGTGGAATGATGGTTTCATTGAGCCAAATGGGACACATCATCAATAGAGGTCATCACCTCACTCATCAGGCGATCTCTGGCCACCTTCTCTCTTTCCCATTCTTCTTCCCTCTTCTCCCACATTTTTTTCGCTTCTTCCCtaaaggagagaggaagaatTATCTCTGAGGTTAACCCCCCTGTATACTCCACAAGCACAGACAAGCTATCCTGTGCTTGAGAGGAGCACTTGGGTTTCTCTTCAGGTTTGTTCCCTGCTAGTTGGTGTGTCCATCCCACTTGTGCCTCTCAGTGACCCCCTAACCTGGAACATTCAGCACACTTGGACTCCTCAGGTGAGGTTCAGAGGTGGGCAGACTCACCTGAAGATAGTCTCGagctctgcttccctctccttttccagctggagctgttccTCGATGACCCTCTTCATCCAGGCCACGTCTGCCACCGCCCGTCCCTGCCGCGCGATCTGCCGGCTCTGAtcctcctcttctttctccAGGAGGGCTGATAAGATTTGCCTGTCTGTCTCCTGGGGGAGAAAACCACGAGATTAACAACTATCCATGTGCAGGGCTCCTCTAGGCATTACTGGTGACAGTGACAAGGCTGTGCTCAGCAAGATGCTCCATCTGCTGCTTCCCCGTGAGCtttgtgctccagccctgtgcaCAAGCTGGAAGGGGCCTCCTGATCTGTAGGAATCAGAGGCAGACACAAACCACACACAACAAGTTTTTTCATCACACAGCATCTATAATGTATAAATTAATCTCTTACCAGTTCCTCCTGTACCTGCTGCGCTTGTCTCCTTAACTGGACATCACACTGATGCTTCAAGAAGCgactgaaggaggaaaaaaagtagaatttaacaaaaaaaaaaaaaacccaaaaccagtATCACACTGACTCTAAAGCACCATGTTTTTGTACAGCTGCACTCAGGGAGGTGCATCTGTGACAATGAGGAACCTGTACCAGGAACAAAAAGCAGGAACAGCACCAGTGCATTTGCTCCTTGACTGCTGTGGGCAAGTCCACCAAAACCCAGATATTTACATCCTACCGCTGCTACCTGGAATATCACCTTGTGCCCCAAGTACTGCTGTGGGCACAGTAATTCTATCCAAAAGAAGCTCCACTTGATGTCCTACCTGAGCTCTTTCTTCCTCCGGTGCTCTTccatttgtttcctttcttcttccaaatTCTCCAGCTCCCGCTGCTGCTTTAATAAATTCTCTTGTTCCTTTTTCAGCTGTGTTGcctaaaaaggaaaacacactgAGAGAGAGTACATCAGCGAGCTACAACATCCCAGAGAGCACACTTGACCAGAGTGTGTACCCtgttctgctcctctgcaggcAGTGCAAACATGGAGAGAAGAGGTCAGGTCAGCCCTGCTGTATTTCCAAGTGAAGCAACAAATTTCTTTCTCCAATGAGGAGAAAGTCAAGATTACCTTTGTCTCCTGCAGTTTCAGTTCTTCTATCTGCTGAAGCAAGGCCTCTGCTTGCTGCTTCTCCAGCTGAGGCTTCTCTTCCTCTTGTCTCGTTCTTTCCAGCGCTTCCCCTCGTGCTGTTTTGTACTCACTTTCATAACGTTTCTTCTCTTCAAGTTTGGTCACCTCTTCCTTtcccaaagaaaagaaaacagcatttcaggTTAGCCTGACACAAAGAAACAACTTCTGGCTCAGAAAATCCAGCAGACTCCTGCAAGCTGTTAGTGCCCTTCCTGGCATCAGCTCCCATGGCACAAGTGTCACCCCTCCACCCACACACACATTTCAGAGTCCCCTCAGTGACCAGAACACCAGGGTTGCCCCCATACCTGGTTTTGTTGTGTTAGCTGATCACTCCAAGCCTCCCTCACGTGCTTCCTGTGCAGCTCAGACTCTGCCTGGAGACACAGCAGATGCAGCAGGGTCATCAGTGCCAGAGGTTCTGTCCCCCAGGGTCTTCCAGACTCTCTGGAGCACCACCTGGCCCTGAAATTCCAAGAGGATCTGCCTCTGGGCTCATCTGAGTGTCTGAGGTGCCCACCGGGTCCTGAGCTGAGGTCATTGTCACAGTGACAGTGATACAGGACTGCAATGTTGCAGCAGCACATGGGGGGAATAAAGAATGAGGAAGCACCACAGCATGGCAGGTACAGCTGAGATATTAAGATATatcttttttatattattatactTTATGTGCCTGAGATATTTACATTGTGAGCTCTGAAAATTTGCTCGGAGTCTGAACAGAtttctgacttttaaaaatacagctttgagAGGGCTCTTTAAAACTATTTCAACTTCAACCCTTTCACTTCTTTGCCTTTCGTTTGTTAGAATTCGGGGCAGTTGCTGTGATGCAAGATGACTGACCACAGTAGAGATATGACGACTTTCAAGTTAAAAACCGGTTTAATAAATGCAAGGCAGCAGGGACTCAAGAGGAAGCAACATCACCTCTCGGAGCTGTGCGTTGTTTTTGTTCCAGCGCTCCTGCAGCGGCGGCTCAGCAAACTGGGAACACAGAGCTGGGTCAGGTCAGGACACGGGAGTGCTCGGCATCCCAAACCTCGCCGAGGCTGAGTTCAGGGCACCATGAAGCAAGTTGGACTTGGTACACTCCAAGTCCCGCTGGTACAGCTGAAGCATGGAACCGGCCCTTCACCGGACGAGTCCCGGGATGCGGGACGAGCACGGTCGGGCCGCTCCCTCACCTTCCTCCCGCACTCTCCGGGGCCATCCCGCTGCTCCTGGCTGCGCatcccgccccgccgccgctgccgcagcTCCGCCGCCAGCGCCTCCCGCTCCTCGCCCAGCAGccgctgcagccgctcccgccgccgctccagccgcgccgccgcctcctccgcGTCCCGCCGCACCGCCGCCGCGCTGCCACACACACCGGCACTCAGCGGGACCCCCGCACCGCCCCgggccccgcaccgccccgggACCCGCCGGACCGCGGCCGTACCTGGGCGGGGGGACGCGGGGCTCGCTCCAGCGcgcctgcagggagcagcaggcggcggcgcgggcgaAGGCGCGGCTGGTGCTCTCCCACTGCTGCCGGCTgcgctcctgcagctcccgccGCTCGGCCGCCCTCCGCTCCGGGCCGCGGCCCCACCGCAGCCACAGCGACATGGCAGCGCGACGGCTCCCGCCGAGGGACACGGCCAGACGCGCTCCGCGAGCACGGAGGGAGGCGGGGACCGACGGAGGGAGGCGGGGAGAGAGGGAGGCGAGCCGGGAGGGACGGGGGATGGAGCGGCGGCGGGGTTCGGTTCGCTCCGAGCCGGCCCCGAGCGCTCGCAGGATGCGCGGATGGAGCCCGGGCCGGGCGCGGTGGGGCTGTGCCGGCTGTGAGCGCGCAGCACCGCGGGGTTTGTGGCGCTGTAAATATTTCAGGGGTTAAAGGTTTCTGTTTCTGCCCGCCTTGGCACGGCACCAGCGCGGCGCCGCTCGCAGCGAACCCAACCGGACCGGCCGCTGCGTGACCCGGGACAGCCCGGGCACCGCTGGAGGGGCTGAAATGGCTCAGGGCATCCCGGAACGGGCTGGGCACCACGGGAGAGACTCCGTGAGCTCTGGACATCCCAGGACAGGCTCCGAGCACCCTGGGACGGGCTCGGGGCACTGCAGGCACCGCGGAACTGGCTCCTGGCAGCCCGGGAGGGGCTTCAAGcatccctggaggggctccggGCACCGCGGTAAtttggcagcagggaaggaggcagcaccagccagcagcaccccgCACCCCTCTTATACCCCACCCACCCTGCCAGCCACCGATCGCTATCACCCCACAACCTGTTTTTCCAGAATAACCGGTCAAAACACCGCATTTACGGCCCTATCACCGGCCAGCCCGCTCCCCACGCAGCGAACGGGCTGAGCCTCCCTCCGCTCCCACCTCTTCTTCACCTCTCCGCTCGGTGTCATTTTCCCACCCAACCCCACACTGAGGTGCGCCGTCACATCCCGCGCGCGTTGAGGTTTGTTTTCCATCTGTTCcctataaaatatttatctccCGTGAATAATTAACGCCGGCCGGGCCAGCGAACGGCCAGACCCCGAGTGTGAGGGGGCGATGTGGGCGTGGCCTCCTACTTGGGCAGAAAGTCCCGCCCCTCGCCGCTTCGACCAATGGCTGCGCATCGGCCGTACGGCCGATGCGCAGCCATTGGTCGAAGCGGCGAGGGGCGG harbors:
- the TCHP gene encoding trichoplein keratin filament-binding protein isoform X5, with protein sequence MSLWLRWGRGPERRAAERRELQERSRQQWESTSRAFARAAACCSLQARWSEPRVPPPSAAAVRRDAEEAAARLERRRERLQRLLGEEREALAAELRQRRRGGMRSQEQRDGPGECGRKFAEPPLQERWNKNNAQLREEEVTKLEEKKRYESEYKTARGEALERTRQEEEKPQLEKQQAEALLQQIEELKLQETKATQLKKEQENLLKQQRELENLEEERKQMEEHRRKKELSRFLKHQCDVQLRRQAQQVQEELETDRQILSALLEKEEEDQSRQIARQGRAVADVAWMKRVIEEQLQLEKEREAELETIFREEAKKMWEKREEEWEREKVARDRLMSEVLAGRRRQIQEKMELNRRAQEESIKYREQLIKELEEAKEGTRREKEQEEEQQRASRRELQAQVAELPNTHLAAEAAPSHLISPVQGTEHSLREQEEQQEEPAQQQEAKQGWHSRLYSYPRAAWT
- the TCHP gene encoding trichoplein keratin filament-binding protein isoform X1; protein product: MSLWLRWGRGPERRAAERRELQERSRQQWESTSRAFARAAACCSLQARWSEPRVPPPSAAAVRRDAEEAAARLERRRERLQRLLGEEREALAAELRQRRRGGMRSQEQRDGPGECGRKFAEPPLQERWNKNNAQLREAESELHRKHVREAWSDQLTQQNQEEVTKLEEKKRYESEYKTARGEALERTRQEEEKPQLEKQQAEALLQQIEELKLQETKATQLKKEQENLLKQQRELENLEEERKQMEEHRRKKELSRFLKHQCDVQLRRQAQQVQEELETDRQILSALLEKEEEDQSRQIARQGRAVADVAWMKRVIEEQLQLEKEREAELETIFREEAKKMWEKREEEWEREKVARDRLMSEVLAGRRRQIQEKMELNRRAQEESIKYREQLIKELEEAKEGTRREKEQEEEQQRASRRELQAQVAELPNTHLAAEAAPSHLISPVQGTEHSLREQEEQQEEPAQQQEAKQGWHSRLYSYPRAAWT
- the TCHP gene encoding trichoplein keratin filament-binding protein isoform X2, which translates into the protein MSLWLRWGRGPERRAAERRELQERSRQQWESTSRAFARAAACCSLQARWSEPRVPPPSAAAVRRDAEEAAARLERRRERLQRLLGEEREALAAELRQRRRGGMRSQEQRDGPGECGRKFAEPPLQERWNKNNAQLREAESELHRKHVREAWSDQLTQQNQEEVTKLEEKKRYESEYKTARGEALERTRQEEEKPQLEKQQAEALLQQIEELKLQETKATQLKKEQENLLKQQRELENLEEERKQMEEHRRKKELSRFLKHQCDVQLRRQAQQVQEELETDRQILSALLEKEEEDQSRQIARQGRAVADVAWMKRVIEEQLQLEKEREAELETIFREEAKKMWEKREEEWEREKVARDRLMSEVLAGRRRQIQEKMELNRRAQEESIKYREQLIKELEEAKEEQQRASRRELQAQVAELPNTHLAAEAAPSHLISPVQGTEHSLREQEEQQEEPAQQQEAKQGWHSRLYSYPRAAWT
- the TCHP gene encoding trichoplein keratin filament-binding protein isoform X4; this translates as MSLWLRWGRGPERRAAERRELQERSRQQWESTSRAFARAAACCSLQARWSEPRVPPPSAAAVRRDAEEAAARLERRRERLQRLLGEEREALAAELRQRRRGGMRSQEQRDGPGECGRKFAEPPLQERWNKNNAQLREAESELHRKHVREAWSDQLTQQNQEEVTKLEEKKRYESEYKTARGEALERTRQEEEKPQLEKQQAEALLQQIEELKLQETKATQLKKEQENLLKQQRELENLEEERKQMEEHRRKKELSRFLKHQCDVQLRRQAQQVQEELETDRQILSALLEKEEEDQSRQIARQGRAVADVAWMKRVIEEQLQLEKEREAELETIFREEAKKMWEKREEEWEREKVARDRLMSEVLAGRRRQIQEKMELNRRAQEESIKYREQLIKELEEAKEGTRREKEQEEEQQRASRRELQAQGTEHSLREQEEQQEEPAQQQEAKQGWHSRLYSYPRAAWT
- the TCHP gene encoding trichoplein keratin filament-binding protein isoform X6, with protein sequence MSLWLRWGRGPERRAAERRELQERSRQQWESTSRAFARAAACCSLQARWSEPRVPPPSAAAVRRDAEEAAARLERRRERLQRLLGEEREALAAELRQRRRGGMRSQEQRDGPGECGRKFAEPPLQERWNKNNAQLREAESELHRKHVREAWSDQLTQQNQEEVTKLEEKKRYESEYKTARGEALERTRQEEEKPQLEKQQAEALLQQIEELKLQETKATQLKKEQENLLKQQRELENLEEERKQMEEHRRKKELSRFLKHQCDVQLRRQAQQVQEELETDRQILSALLEKEEEDQSRQIARQGRAVADVAWMKRVIEEQLQLEKEREAELETIFREEAKKMWEKREEEWEREKVARDRLMSEVLAGRRRQIQEKMELNRRAQEESIKYREQLIKELEEAKEEQQRASRRELQAQGTEHSLREQEEQQEEPAQQQEAKQGWHSRLYSYPRAAWT
- the TCHP gene encoding trichoplein keratin filament-binding protein isoform X3; the encoded protein is MSLWLRWGRGPERRAAERRELQERSRQQWESTSRAFARAAACCSLQARWSEPRVPPPSAAAVRRDAEEAAARLERRRERLQRLLGEEREALAAELRQRRRGGMRSQEQRDGPGECGRKAESELHRKHVREAWSDQLTQQNQEEVTKLEEKKRYESEYKTARGEALERTRQEEEKPQLEKQQAEALLQQIEELKLQETKATQLKKEQENLLKQQRELENLEEERKQMEEHRRKKELSRFLKHQCDVQLRRQAQQVQEELETDRQILSALLEKEEEDQSRQIARQGRAVADVAWMKRVIEEQLQLEKEREAELETIFREEAKKMWEKREEEWEREKVARDRLMSEVLAGRRRQIQEKMELNRRAQEESIKYREQLIKELEEAKEGTRREKEQEEEQQRASRRELQAQVAELPNTHLAAEAAPSHLISPVQGTEHSLREQEEQQEEPAQQQEAKQGWHSRLYSYPRAAWT